Proteins from a genomic interval of Musa acuminata AAA Group cultivar baxijiao chromosome BXJ1-9, Cavendish_Baxijiao_AAA, whole genome shotgun sequence:
- the LOC135583968 gene encoding SUN domain-containing protein 1-like, giving the protein MSASTAAAIAASPATNNGASLSLDADTKSNAKRRTMVVVEKRVSADGLAEGAINGIVNGKDLSHTIRGESVIERRKDYSQLKKRLIASSTGSPRHKKAAPKPGKSKWQTVISVLTKNCLLLAVLVWLGQTIWRWSFSIGDNANSSLAAFDYESRISEVEISLKKTAKMLQVQLDVVDKKIGSEIGILTKELLEKVEKKGTLFEEELKKLAAKTDSLDKSLGEFKDKDLLSREEFETLLTELKNSKGVDDSNMNLDLDHIRMFARDIVWKEIEKHAADGLGRVDYALASGGAKVVRHSEPYGFGKGNGWFTTAKGRNRVHASANKMLEPSFGEPGQCFPLQGSSGFVEIKLRTGIIPEAVTLEHVSKSVAYDRSSAPKDCQVSAWFESSEEDPSGGVKKVFALTEFSYDLEKSNTQTFDVEARDSGDVVNMVRLDFTSNHGSAALTCIYRFRVHGHEPSTSATMGLQP; this is encoded by the exons ATGTCTGCTTCCACTGCTGCAGCAATCGCGGCATCGCCGGCCACCAATAATGGTGCATCTCTGAGTTTAGATGCAGACACAAAATCGAATGCAAAGAGGAGAACGATGGTGGTCGTGGAGAAGAGGGTGAGTGCCGATGGGCTTGCTGAAGGGGCGATAAATGGGATTGTTAATGGAAAGGATCTAAGCCATACGATAAGGGGAGAATCTGTGATTGAGAGAAGAAAAGATTATTCACAGTTGAAGAAGCGGTTGATTGCTTCATCCACAGGATCCCCACGGCACAAGAAAGCAGCACCAAAACCTGGGAAATCCAAGTGGCAAACTGTCATTAGTGTCCTTACCAAGAACTGCTTGCTTCTTGCAGTCCTCGTATGGTTGGGGCAGACTATTTGGAGATGGAGTTTCAGCATAGGAGACAATGCGAACTCTTCACTTGCTGCTTTTGATTATGAAAGCAGGATTTCTGAAGTTGAGATATCTTTAAAGAAGACTGCTAAGATGTTGCAGGTACAACTAGATGTAGTAGATAAGAAAATTGGAAGTGAGATAGGGATTTTGACCAAAGAATTGTTGGAGAAAGTCGAAAAAAAAGGAACATTGTTTGAGGAGGAGTTGAAGAAGTTGGCAGCTAAAACTGATTCTTTGGACAAGTCTTTGGGCGAATTCAAGGACAAGGATCTGCTATCAAGGGAAGAATTTGAAACTCTTCTGACTGAGTTAAAAAACAGTAAAGGTGTAGACGATAGtaatatgaatttggatttggaTCACATTAGGATGTTTGCCAGGGATATTGTTTGGAAAGAGATAGAAAAGCATGCAGCTGATGGTCTTGGAAGGGTTGATTATGCTTTAGCTTCTGGTGGGGCCAAGGTGGTTAGGCATTCAGAGCCCTATGGTTTTGGCAAAGGTAACGGTTGGTTCACAACTGCTAAAGGTCGTAACAGAGTTCATGCTAGTGCAAACAAGATGCTGGAGCCTAGCTTTGGAGAACCTGGCCAGTGTTTTCCTCTTCAAGGAAGCAGTGGATTTGTTGAAATTAAGCTAAGAACAGGGATCATACCTGAGGCTGTCACGCTGGAGCATGTCTCTAAG AGTGTGGCTTACGACAGATCGAGTGCCCCCAAAGATTGCCAGGTCTCTGCTTGGTTTGAATCCTCCGAGGAAGACCCATCTGGTGGTgtgaagaaggtttttgccttaacTGAGTTCTCCTACGACCTCGAGAAGAGCAACACACAAACGTTCGATGTAGAGGCGAGGGACTCCGGCGACGTCGTCAACATGGTTCGGCTCGACTTCACCTCCAACCATGGGAGCGCTGCTCTGACCTGCATCTATCGCTTCAGGGTGCACGGTCACGAGCCCAGTACATCTGCAACCATGGGTTTGCAGCCCTGA
- the LOC135593284 gene encoding uncharacterized protein LOC135593284 isoform X1, with amino-acid sequence MHLGTDGTCVIKGPKESHYTNFACLVHWRSLIFQNLVMALKFYRYQAELLVKNYLLADPYISYTSVLGGIFLCKMAYDFTQFISSFYFKGYSSLTKIQRIDWNNRGMSSIHAIFVTIMSIYLVFCSDLFSDNTINLPITFRSSSLSTFGLGVSVGYFLADLAMIAWSYPSLGGMEYVLHHTLSVIAVAYTMLSGEGQFYTYLVLISEITTPGINLRWFLDTAGMKRSQAYLVNGAMVFLAWLVARILLFIYLFYHIFLHYDQVRQMRSFGYLLIFVVPSALAIMNIIWFGKILKGLRKALTKGK; translated from the exons ATGCACTTG GGGACGGATGGAACGTGTGTTATAAAAGGTCCCAAGGAATCTCATTATACCAATTTTGCTTGCTTGGTGCACTGGAGATCTTTG ATTTTCCAGAATCTGGTTATGGCACTAAAGTTCTACAGGTATCAGGCAGAGCTACTAGTCAAGAATTACTTGCTGGCAGATCCATACATTTCATATACTTCGGTGCTAGGTGGCATTTTTCTCTGCAAGATG GCATATGATTTTACCCAGTTCATCAGTTCTTTTTACTTCAAGGGTTACAGTTCCCTAACAAAGATCCAACGGATTGATTGGAATAATCG GGGTATGTCTAGCATCCATGCTATCTTTGTAACAATAATGTCAATTTACTTGGTGTTCTGCTCCGATCTTTTCTCTGATAATACAATCAACCTACCCATTACATTCCGAAGTTCATCTCTCTCTACATTTGGGTTGGGG GTCTCTGTTGGGTATTTTCTTGCAGACCTTGCTATGATAGCTTGGTCATACCCTTCACTCGGTGGAATGGAGTAT GTTCTCCACCATACACTTTCAGTGATTGCTGTTGCTTACACCATGCTGTCTGGGGAAGGTCAGTTTTACACATATTTGGTCCTTATCTCTGAGATAACCACCCCGGGAATTAATTTGCGATG GTTTCTTGACACTGCAGGAATGAAGAGGTCTCAAGCCTATCTTGTGAATGGCGCCATGGTGTTCTTGGCATGGCTG GTTGCAAGGATTTTATTGTTCATCTACTTGTTTTACCACATTTTTCTGCATTATGATCAG GTCAGGCAAATGCGTAGCTTTGGCTACCTCCTAATTTTTGTGGTACCATCAGCACTGGCCATCATGAACATAATATGGTTTGggaaaattttaaaagggctgaGGAAAGCCTTGACCAAGGGAAAATAG
- the LOC135593284 gene encoding uncharacterized protein LOC135593284 isoform X3, producing MALKFYRYQAELLVKNYLLADPYISYTSVLGGIFLCKMAYDFTQFISSFYFKGYSSLTKIQRIDWNNRGMSSIHAIFVTIMSIYLVFCSDLFSDNTINLPITFRSSSLSTFGLGVSVGYFLADLAMIAWSYPSLGGMEYVLHHTLSVIAVAYTMLSGEGQFYTYLVLISEITTPGINLRWFLDTAGMKRSQAYLVNGAMVFLAWLVARILLFIYLFYHIFLHYDQVRQMRSFGYLLIFVVPSALAIMNIIWFGKILKGLRKALTKGK from the exons ATGGCACTAAAGTTCTACAGGTATCAGGCAGAGCTACTAGTCAAGAATTACTTGCTGGCAGATCCATACATTTCATATACTTCGGTGCTAGGTGGCATTTTTCTCTGCAAGATG GCATATGATTTTACCCAGTTCATCAGTTCTTTTTACTTCAAGGGTTACAGTTCCCTAACAAAGATCCAACGGATTGATTGGAATAATCG GGGTATGTCTAGCATCCATGCTATCTTTGTAACAATAATGTCAATTTACTTGGTGTTCTGCTCCGATCTTTTCTCTGATAATACAATCAACCTACCCATTACATTCCGAAGTTCATCTCTCTCTACATTTGGGTTGGGG GTCTCTGTTGGGTATTTTCTTGCAGACCTTGCTATGATAGCTTGGTCATACCCTTCACTCGGTGGAATGGAGTAT GTTCTCCACCATACACTTTCAGTGATTGCTGTTGCTTACACCATGCTGTCTGGGGAAGGTCAGTTTTACACATATTTGGTCCTTATCTCTGAGATAACCACCCCGGGAATTAATTTGCGATG GTTTCTTGACACTGCAGGAATGAAGAGGTCTCAAGCCTATCTTGTGAATGGCGCCATGGTGTTCTTGGCATGGCTG GTTGCAAGGATTTTATTGTTCATCTACTTGTTTTACCACATTTTTCTGCATTATGATCAG GTCAGGCAAATGCGTAGCTTTGGCTACCTCCTAATTTTTGTGGTACCATCAGCACTGGCCATCATGAACATAATATGGTTTGggaaaattttaaaagggctgaGGAAAGCCTTGACCAAGGGAAAATAG
- the LOC135593284 gene encoding uncharacterized protein LOC135593284 isoform X2, translating into MHLGTDGTCVIKGPKESHYTNFACLVHWRSLIFQNLVMALKFYRYQAELLVKNYLLADPYISYTSVLGGIFLCKMAYDFTQFISSFYFKGYSSLTKIQRIDWNNRGMSSIHAIFVTIMSIYLVFCSDLFSDNTINLPITFRSSSLSTFGLGVSVGYFLADLAMIAWSYPSLGGMEYVLHHTLSVIAVAYTMLSGEGQFYTYLVLISEITTPGINLRWFLDTAGMKRSQAYLVNGAMVFLAWLMLHHLVRTTSFQNPDIRSLPKQIFTRLQGFYCSSTCFTTFFCIMIRSGKCVALATS; encoded by the exons ATGCACTTG GGGACGGATGGAACGTGTGTTATAAAAGGTCCCAAGGAATCTCATTATACCAATTTTGCTTGCTTGGTGCACTGGAGATCTTTG ATTTTCCAGAATCTGGTTATGGCACTAAAGTTCTACAGGTATCAGGCAGAGCTACTAGTCAAGAATTACTTGCTGGCAGATCCATACATTTCATATACTTCGGTGCTAGGTGGCATTTTTCTCTGCAAGATG GCATATGATTTTACCCAGTTCATCAGTTCTTTTTACTTCAAGGGTTACAGTTCCCTAACAAAGATCCAACGGATTGATTGGAATAATCG GGGTATGTCTAGCATCCATGCTATCTTTGTAACAATAATGTCAATTTACTTGGTGTTCTGCTCCGATCTTTTCTCTGATAATACAATCAACCTACCCATTACATTCCGAAGTTCATCTCTCTCTACATTTGGGTTGGGG GTCTCTGTTGGGTATTTTCTTGCAGACCTTGCTATGATAGCTTGGTCATACCCTTCACTCGGTGGAATGGAGTAT GTTCTCCACCATACACTTTCAGTGATTGCTGTTGCTTACACCATGCTGTCTGGGGAAGGTCAGTTTTACACATATTTGGTCCTTATCTCTGAGATAACCACCCCGGGAATTAATTTGCGATG GTTTCTTGACACTGCAGGAATGAAGAGGTCTCAAGCCTATCTTGTGAATGGCGCCATGGTGTTCTTGGCATGGCTG ATGCTGCATCACCTTGTACGTACTACTTCATTCCAAAACCCAGACATCAGGAGTCTgccaaaacaaatatttacacg GTTGCAAGGATTTTATTGTTCATCTACTTGTTTTACCACATTTTTCTGCATTATGATCAG GTCAGGCAAATGCGTAGCTTTGGCTACCTCCTAA